Proteins from a genomic interval of Neoarius graeffei isolate fNeoGra1 chromosome 24, fNeoGra1.pri, whole genome shotgun sequence:
- the LOC132872594 gene encoding protein NYNRIN-like, whose translation MSSIPCDHAYFSVIDLCSAFFSVPVGHETQPLFAFTHRGRQYTWTRLPQGFIDSPAVFTAVLRDALADLCLPRGSTVLQYADDLLVTAEDQDACAAATLSLLTLLAQKGFKVSRTKLQFCLTTVRYLGHDLSQGSRRLSPERVQVIMDTQVPATKHALMAFLGLINYCRQWIPDCSIYDKCLRSAISHSDPLTQPLVWTEDMLTAFKALKQALCSAPALRLPNYRLPFHLYVCNQRGTASGVLAQEHGGGMRPCAFLSKTLDAVAQGLPGCLRAVAACALMVTDAEKLVLSHPLILHTSHDVVYILRNLSTQHLSAQRRSGYEFILLATEHLTVKPSSSFDSVAHALQRLLNSQDDDVAFDSHDCLSNIVFETSIRPDLHSTPLSTGDSLFVDGSCSRPADGVFLCGYSVCRLPDEIVEAHSLPFSSAQAAELYALTRACILAQDTDVTIYTDSRYAFGVAHDFGRIWASWGFTTADGKPISHSSLVTDLITACLLPCTLAIVKTRAHTRGDSFEVKGNSFADRVAKAAAASGVLPPGFNCALVSTDRMVSAVLPDIDLISIQASASVADTQFWDAQGATEKSGVLLDAQGRLCLPRHCTPFLVREFHGPTHRGRRGVVEDMNRTFCINNLHTDAHNILDKCLTCAQNNLSKPGAVHQHLPIPDTPFQEWQIDFTHMPKQGPFKYLLVMIDKFSRWIEAFPCSKENARTAVNKLTQEIIPRYGLPVGIDSDKGTPFTSKVTQELCKDLKINWRFHIPYHPQSSGIVERANRTIKGKLRKAMQDAGTKNWVQVLPLVLADMRMTAQVALDNLSPYELVMGRPFPVPWRRGMQVIGTGDLEVHLSEYAVGLMRVLDEYWARVNSKKPPIPEAHTHPFEVGDRVLVKRFAKLNAPMEESPYSGPTDVLAVTRTAVLTDLFPQWIHASRIKKAPM comes from the coding sequence atgtcttctattccgtgtgaccatgcttatttctctgtgattgatttgtgctctgcctttttcagtgttcctgtgggccatgagactcagcccctgtttgctttcacacacaggggaagacaatacacgtggacgcggttgccacagggtttcattgactcaccggcggtcttcactgccgtattgcgggacgcgctggctgatctctgtcttccccggggctccacggtgctccagtacgcggatgatcttctggtaacggcggaggatcaagacgcttgtgctgccgccacattgtctctcctcacactcctggcgcagaagggtttcaaggtctcccgcacgaagttgcagttttgcctcacaactgttcgctacttgggacatgacctctcccagggttccaggaggcttagcccggaacgcgttcaagtcattatggacactcaggtacctgcaaccaagcacgctctcatggcatttctgggcctcatcaattactgtcgtcaatggatccctgactgttcaatctatgacaagtgtttgcgttcagctataagtcactcagatcctttgactcagcccctggtctggactgaggacatgctaacggccttcaaggctctgaagcaagctttgtgctccgcccctgctctcaggctgccgaactatcgtttgccgtttcacctgtatgtgtgcaatcagagggggaccgcctctggggtgctggctcaggagcacggggggggcatgcgaccttgcgcgtttctgtctaaaactcttgacgctgtggcacaagggcttcctggctgtcttagggctgttgctgcgtgtgctctcatggtcacggacgctgaaaaacttgttttgtcgcatccgctcattttacacacttcacatgacgtcgtgtacattctgcggaatcttagcactcagcatttgtctgctcagcgtcgctctggctatgagtttattcttttggccacagagcatctcactgttaagccctcctcgtcgtttgattctgtcgcccacgctcttcagcgtcttcttaactcacaggatgacgatgttgcgtttgactcacatgactgtctttctaatatcgtttttgagactagcatccgcccagacttacactccacccctctttccacaggcgattctctttttgtagatggttcctgttcccgccctgcggatggtgtgttcctgtgtggttactctgtttgtcgcctccctgatgaaattgttgaagctcattctttgcctttttcttctgctcaggctgcggagctctatgctttgactcgcgcatgtattttggctcaagacacagacgttactatttacaccgactcacgctacgctttcggcgtggcgcacgacttcggccgcatttgggcgtcttgggggtttacgacagccgacggtaagcccatttctcattcttccctcgttactgatttaatcaccgcctgtctccttccgtgcacgttggccattgttaagacacgcgcgcacacaagaggggactcatttgaagtaaagggcaattcattcgctgatcgagtcgctaaagctgcagccgcatccggtgtcctgcctccaggctttaattgcgctttagtttctactgatcgcatggttagcgctgtcttacctgacatagatctcatttctatccaggcctcggcctctgtggcagatacacagttctgggacgcccagggcgcgacagagaagagtggcgttttgcttgacgcacagggccgtctttgtttacctcgtcactgtactccctttctcgtccgcgagttccatggtcccactcatcgcggccgaagaggggtagtggaggatatgaacagaacattctgcatcaataatttgcacacagacgcacacaacattctggacaagtgtttaacgtgcgcccagaataatctatctaaaccaggcgcggtacatcagcaccttcccatacccgacacgcctttccaagaatggcagatcgacttcactcacatgccaaagcagggcccgttcaaataccttttggtcatgattgacaaattttcacggtggattgaggctttcccgtgtagcaaagagaacgcccgaacagcagtgaacaaacttacacaggaaattatcccacgttacggtcttccggtaggaattgactctgataagggaacgccgttcacctctaaggtaacgcaggagctatgtaaagacctcaagatcaattggcgttttcatatcccataccatccacagtcctctggcattgtggagcgcgcgaatagaacaattaagggtaagttgcgtaaggctatgcaagacgcaggcacgaaaaattgggtccaagttttaccgttggtcctcgctgatatgcgcatgactgctcaggtcgctctcgacaatttatctccgtacgagctcgtcatgggacgcccctttcctgtcccttggcgtagaggcatgcaggttataggaacgggtgatcttgaagtacatctcagcgagtacgcggtgggtctcatgcgggtgctggatgagtattgggcgagagtaaattccaaaaagcctcccattccagaggcacacactcacccctttgaggtaggggacagagttttagtaaagagattcgctaaactaaacgctcccatggaggagtcaccctacagtgggcccaccgatgtactcgctgtaactcgcacggctgtgctaacggacctttttccacagtggatccatgccagcagaataaagaaggctccaatgtaa